From Bacteroidota bacterium, one genomic window encodes:
- the murA gene encoding UDP-N-acetylglucosamine 1-carboxyvinyltransferase → MANSFEVTGGLELSGELVPQGAKNEALQILCAVLLTPEKMVIRNIPDIRDVNKLIELLQHLGVQVEQTGVLKGEFTFHAKNINIDYLDTPDFKKQASALRGSIMIVGPLLARYGKARIPKPGGDKIGRRRLDTHFVGFQSLGAQFDYNDQDSFYNVTAKKLKGAYMLLDEASVTGTANIVMAAVLAEGTTTIYNAACEPYLQQLCKMLNRMGAKISGIGSNLLVIEGVTSLKGTEHKMLPDMIEIGSFIGLAAMTKSEITIKEVGYQHLGIIPEMFRRLGIQMELRGDDIFIPRQENYEIESFIDGSILTVADAIWPGFTPDLLSVVLVTATQANGTVLVHQKMFESRLFFVDKLIDMGAQIILCDPHRATVIGLNRKVPLKAIQMTSPDIRAGVALLIAALSAKGKSVIHNIEQIDRGYQRIDERLNAIGAKIVRV, encoded by the coding sequence ATGGCTAATAGTTTTGAAGTAACAGGCGGGCTTGAACTTTCAGGTGAATTGGTTCCACAGGGAGCAAAGAATGAAGCTCTGCAGATCTTGTGTGCAGTTCTCCTTACTCCTGAAAAAATGGTGATCAGAAACATTCCCGACATCCGGGATGTAAATAAACTGATCGAACTTCTTCAACATCTTGGTGTTCAGGTTGAACAAACAGGTGTACTGAAAGGCGAGTTCACATTTCATGCAAAGAATATCAATATTGATTATCTCGATACTCCGGATTTTAAAAAGCAAGCTTCTGCTCTGCGTGGGTCGATCATGATCGTTGGGCCGCTACTTGCCCGCTATGGTAAAGCGCGAATTCCAAAACCGGGTGGTGATAAGATCGGCAGAAGAAGACTCGATACTCATTTTGTCGGCTTTCAATCGTTAGGGGCACAGTTCGACTATAATGATCAGGATAGTTTCTATAATGTAACAGCAAAAAAGCTTAAAGGTGCATACATGTTACTTGATGAAGCATCAGTTACAGGTACTGCAAATATTGTAATGGCCGCTGTTCTTGCTGAGGGAACTACAACAATTTACAATGCTGCATGTGAGCCTTACTTACAGCAACTCTGCAAGATGTTGAATCGAATGGGAGCAAAGATCTCAGGTATCGGTTCGAATCTGCTGGTGATAGAAGGAGTGACTTCTCTGAAAGGCACAGAACATAAAATGCTTCCGGATATGATTGAGATCGGTTCATTCATCGGGCTGGCAGCAATGACAAAATCAGAAATCACAATTAAAGAAGTCGGGTATCAGCATCTGGGAATTATTCCTGAAATGTTTAGACGACTCGGAATACAGATGGAATTAAGGGGCGATGACATTTTCATTCCCCGTCAGGAGAATTACGAAATCGAATCATTTATTGATGGATCAATTCTGACTGTTGCTGATGCTATCTGGCCCGGATTTACTCCGGATCTTTTAAGTGTTGTACTGGTAACAGCTACACAAGCAAACGGAACTGTCTTAGTTCATCAGAAAATGTTTGAGAGTCGGTTATTCTTCGTCGATAAACTAATTGATATGGGTGCACAGATCATTTTGTGTGACCCACACCGCGCGACTGTTATCGGATTGAACAGAAAAGTTCCATTAAAAGCGATCCAAATGACTTCGCCGGATATCAGAGCAGGGGTGGCATTGCTGATCGCAGCACTATCTGCGAAAGGCAAAAGTGTAATCCACAATATTGAACAAATTGACCGTGGATATCAACGAATCGACGAGCGATTGAATGCAATTGGAGCGAAAATTGTCAGGGTTTAA
- a CDS encoding TlpA family protein disulfide reductase, translating to MKKIIFALAVILTASTVSFAQKSTATVGIEVGNKAPELSYMSPEGKPIPLSSLKGKMVLIDFWASWCGPCRRENPAVVQAYTKFKNSNFKSGKGFTVYGVSLDKDKTSWTNAIKQDGLTWTSHVSDLKWWNSDAASIYNVKSIPANWLIDGNGIIVGRDLRGPALDQALQGQMK from the coding sequence ATGAAAAAAATAATCTTCGCTCTGGCAGTTATATTGACTGCTTCAACAGTAAGTTTCGCTCAAAAATCCACAGCTACTGTAGGAATTGAAGTAGGAAACAAAGCTCCTGAATTAAGTTATATGTCTCCCGAAGGCAAACCAATTCCGCTTTCAAGTTTAAAAGGAAAAATGGTATTGATTGACTTCTGGGCATCATGGTGCGGACCATGCAGACGTGAAAATCCGGCTGTAGTTCAGGCTTACACAAAATTTAAAAACTCTAATTTCAAAAGTGGAAAAGGATTTACTGTGTATGGTGTGTCACTTGACAAAGACAAAACAAGCTGGACAAATGCAATTAAACAAGATGGTTTGACATGGACTTCACACGTCAGTGATCTTAAATGGTGGAATTCTGATGCAGCATCAATTTATAACGTCAAATCGATTCCTGCAAACTGGTTGATCGATGGTAATGGTATCATAGTAGGCAGAGATCTTCGTGGTCCCGCACTTGACCAAGCTCTTCAGGGCCAAATGAAATAA